A single window of Botrytis cinerea B05.10 chromosome 3, complete sequence DNA harbors:
- the Bctsc11 gene encoding Bctsc11, with protein MVGPSSILGSSVTTAQKNTYAQQYAGRTSLDQPGGLQPPGQNGSRMASSSTAAFAPRGSSLVPSPAPGSFSSTMRSQMPRQASALDTNVSMVNLERLDEDDSTTPVKILSNLREMLSREMKIKEGSENMLEALNTKKAKQTKEQRQRVEAELNISNQKIRDLRLKITEMQKPKPPTTPPRSRMDALFQSNGVRSPPSASKSMGGSEAADEPTESPTYVLAEILQALEAEGLTPDYYVGHANDLVELFKRHPTLKYDLVWSVFGLRMQVMLLSGSREVVAAGYRMTRYAISDVSSLQKIRSLNTDNLVVVSLIKKGTSDVEREQALKFIRAFLDVKDGIKEVSRAVVRTIASVADHEEDRLKPICIETLAEIMVRDPGLVVASGGLRPLADALGDGTYDASESLTAAFLFLLDSPLRRQYLRSGYELEILFTSFTDSLFVKEEILKQNSKAISYAMNSWPGLMTLSMYDFRAIKSLISCLILPNPIVRETVIDMLYGILRIKSPFWATSFLAGRRLTTYGRVANLKTAPSKPSAQSTTDDESGDKSFVDHYTALLLAVLINAGMVEGLLQVTSDTDNAMLKRKTTLLIGETLKLASQLLPSSWSAELQLLPGLFAAASQFGSDGRLVATSTVYQISSVSRTLYRSAPSISTTLSINNSHDNLSSLGDQPKSNPNVSFDETTFRQLLVESQVLASTNPIKWKWDIILRIIEGPLLNGKRLDEAVKASKFIKRIMSFYRPFKYKFSEVRNTRINQKYIKVGCALMHTLLQTVEGVKYLADNKLLRQIAECLAQCDPTSGLTASQPTFSKERLSETLACGYFAMLGTLTGDPKGLQMLDRWRMINMMYHIIDLKQRPDLIRLLLSNFDYNLPGHPRVLLSKALTAGSKEIRIHATNVLRKYSSRATGTTDYKWAIELLVTQLYDPEVEVCATAIKILEEACNRKSYLEFIVECRPALDHLGEIGAPLLLRFLSTSIGYHYLDGLDYISNEMDDWFLGRNDSYVGVIEASLAKSFVEMPEESSNRMSMDEDSFDLEGENDAQVPPHFYRELTRTKEGCKLLQDKGHFEEFACTIREYGMLADDPELILKIKGCLWAVGNVGSMELGAPFLEESDVVEQIVKIAEEHQIMSLRGTAFFVLGLISRSRHGLEILSEHGWDSNTSSLGISLGLCIPQNLNKFFSYQPWEHKTISDIVITDEEKIEIDKARVDDRDINQRILELVENLGNMILHKKAIGELIQIKENQGDAFKQVGLFKKVMVLLEYHHFRLPMRRFVIELFEKRVLRRIVLDEDSEDEMEMGIGMGGREMGGREMGGREMGGREMERVQRVPRHEEDSGSEGVRTERQRSVTDIRVVGNEANNASI; from the exons ATGGTTGGACCATCGAGCATTCTGGGTTCGTCTGTGACGACTGCCCAGAAAAACACCTACGCACAACAATATGCCGGAAGGACGAGCCTAGATCAACCTGGGGGTTTGCAACCACCAGGTCAAAATGGCTCGCGAATGGCCTCAAGCTCGACAGCCGCATTTGCGCCTCGTGGTTCCTCTCTCGTGCCATCTCCCGCCCCAGGAAGCTTCAGTTCGACAATGCGCAGCCAAATGCCACGGCAAGCTTCGGCTCTTGATACAAATGTTTCCATGGTAAACTTGGAGCGATTGGACGAAGACGATAGTACGACGCCGGTGAAGATATTGTCGAATTTACGCGAAATGCTGAGTAGGGAGATGAAAATAAAGGAAGGCAGTGAGAACATGTTAGAGGCGCTGAATACGAAGAAAGCGAAGCAGACGAAAGAGCAAAGGCAGCGGGTGGAAGCGGAGTTGAATATATCCAACCAGAAGATcagagatttgagattgaaaattacGGAAATGCAAAAGCCTAAACCACCCACCACTCCGCCGCGCAGTCGGATGGATGCTCTCTTCCAAAGTAATGGTGTGAGATCACCTCCAAGTGCTTCTAAGAGTATGGGGGGCTCAGAAGCGGCAGATGAGCCTACAGAGTCGCCAACATATGTCTTAGCTGAAATATTACAAGCTCTAGAGGCAGAAGGTCTCACTCCGGATTACTACGTTGGTCATGCAAACGATCTGGTTGAACTCTTCAAGCGACATCCTACCTTAAAGTATGATCTGGTCTGGTCAGTATTTGGCCTGAGAATGCAAGTTATGCTCCTGAGTGGGAGCCGAGAGGTTGTAGCTGCAGGATACCGCATGACAAGATATGCGATTTCGGATGTCAGCTCTTTACAAAAGATTCGCAGCCTAAACACTGATAATCTTGTTGTCGT ATCACTCATTAAGAAGGGAACTTCTGACGTGGAAAGAGAGCAGGCCTTGAAGTTTATCCGAGCATTCCTAGATGTAAAAGACGGTATCAAAGAGGTCTCTAGGGCTGTGGTAAGAACTATAGCTTCAGTCGCAGACCATGAGGAGGATCGACTCAAACCTATCTGCATAGAGACACTTGCGGAGATCATGGTTCGCGATCCAGGCCTTGTCGTTGCCTCTGGCGGTCTCAGACCTCTTGCCGATGCTCTAGGCGATGGTACTTACGACGCTTCCGAGAGTTTAACAGCAGCGTTTTTGTTCTTGCTCGATTCTCCTCTTAGACGCCAGTATTTGCGATCGGGTTATGAGCTAGAAATCCTCTTTACTTCTTTCACCGACTCACTTTttgtgaaagaagaaattctaaAGCAGAACTCGAAGGCTATTTCATATGCTATGAACTCATGGCCTGGACTTATGACATTGTCTATGTACGACTTCAGAGCTATCAAATCACTGATATCATGCTTAAtccttcccaatcccattGTACGCGAGACTGTCATAGATATGCTTTATGGAATCTTGCGCATCAAGTCTCCTTTTTGGGCAACCTCCTTCCTCGCTGGCAGGCGTCTCACTACATATGGAAGAGTTGCAAACCTCAAAACAGCACCGTCAAAGCCATCGGCGCAGTCAACGACTGATGATGAGTCTGGTGACAAAAGTTTCGTCGATCATTACACAGCGCTTCTACTGGCAGTGCTGATAAATGCTGGCATGGTTGAAGGGTTGTTACAGGTGACCTCAGACACCGACAATGCGATGTTGAAGCGAAAAACTACTCTGCTTATTGGAGAAACCTTGAAGCTTGCGAGTCAACTATTACCATCAAGCTGGAGTGCCGAACTTCAGTTGCTTCCCGGGTTATTCGCTGCTGCATCTCAGTTCGGGAGCGATGGACGACTTGTAGCCACTAGCACGGTATATCAGATTAGTAGTGTGAGTCGGACGTTGTATAGATCAGCCCCATCCATCTCGACAACCCTTTCGATAAATAACAGTCACGATAACTTGTCAAGCTTGGGAGACCAACCTAAAAGTAATCCTAATGTCTCGTTTGACGAGACGACATTTAGACAGCTATTGGTTGAATCTCAAGTTTTGGCTAGCACAAATCCTATTAAGTGGAAGTGGGATATTATCTTGCGAATTATCGAGGGCCCGTTGTTAAACGGCAAGCGGCTAGATGAAGCCGTGAAAGCCTCAAAGTTCATCAAAAGAATAATGAGTTTCTATCGGCCATTTAAGTACAAGTTTTCTGAAGTTAGAAACACAAggataaatcaaaaatatatcaaggtCGGCTGTGCGCTTATGCACACTCTCCTTCAAACCGTTGAAGGAGTTAAATACTTGGCAGATAACAAGCTACTCAGACAAATTGCAGAATGTCTTGCTCAATGTGACCCG ACGAGCGGCCTCACCGCTTCCCAACCAACATTCTCAAAGGAAAGGCTTTCAGAAACTCTTGCATGTGGTTATTTTGCTATGCTTGGAACTTTGACTGGCGATCCAAAAGGGTTGCAAATGCTCGATCGTTGGCGAATGATCAATATGATGTATCACATAATCGATTTGAAGCAACGCCCCGACTTGATTAGGCTACTGTTATCAAACTTTGACTATAATTTACCGGGACACCCGAGAGTCCTCCTGTCTAAGGCTCTCACTGCAGGATCCAAGGAGATTCGTATACATGCGACGAACGTCTTACGCAAATATTCAAGTCGAGCCACAGGGACCACCGACTATAAATGGGCAATCGAGCTTTTAGTCACGCAACTTTACGATCCAGAGGTTGAAGTCTGCGCAACTGCTATCAAGATTCTCGAAGAAGCTTGCAACAGGAAGAGCTACCTCGAATTCATTGTGGAGTGTCGTCCAGCTTTAGACCACTTGGGAGAAATCGGTGCTCCTTTACTACTACGTTTTCTTTCCACGTCAATTGGATATCATTATTTGGACGGACTGGATTATATCAGTAATGAAATGGACGATTGGTTCCTCGGACGAAATGATAGTTATGTCGGAGTTATCGAGGCAAGCTTGGCAAAATCCTTTGTAGAAATGCCTgaagaatcttcaaataGGATGAGTATGGACGAAGATAGCTTTGATCTCGAGGGCGAAAATGATGCGCAAGTTCCTCCTCACTTCTACAGAGAACTTACCCGTACCAAAGAAGGCTGCAAACTTCTTCAAGATAAAGgacattttgaagaattcgCTTGCACTATCCGTGAATATGGTATGCTAGCCGATGATCCGGAActcattctcaaaattaaaGGATGTCTTTGGGCAGTCGGAAACGTAGGATCCATGGAGCTAGGCGCACCTTTCCTAGAAGAGTCAGATGTGGTTGAACAAATCGTCAAGATTGCAGAAGAACATCAAATCATGAGTCTACGCGGTACCGCATTTTTTGTTTTAGGACTTATTTCGCGTAGTCGACATGGACTTGAAATTCTCTCCGAACATGGATGGGATTCAAACACCAGCTCTCTAGGCATCTCACTCGGTCTCTGCATCCCTCAAAACCTGAACAAGTTCTTCTCCTACCAACCTTGGGAACATAAAACCATCTCCGACATAGTAATCACAGACgaagaaaaaatcgaaatcgacAAAGCGAGAGTAGACGATCGGGATATAAATCAACGTATCCTGGAACTGGTAGAAAACCTAGGAAATATGATATTGCATAAAAAGGCAATTGGGGAGCTGATACAAATTAAGGAGAACCAAGGGGATGCATTTAAACAGGTGGGACTTTTCAAGAAGGTTATGGTACTGTTGGAATATCATCATTTTAGATTGCCGATGAGGAGGTTTGTTATTGAACTATTTGAGAAGAGGGTGCTTAGACGCATTGTGCTGGACGAGGAtagtgaggatgagatggagatggggataggaatgggagggagggaaatggggggaagagagatggggggaagagaaatggggggaagagaaatggagagaGTACAAAGGGTTCCAAGACACGAAGAAGATAGTGGAAGTGAGGGCGTAAGAACAGAGCGTCAGAGAAGTGTTACGGATATTAGAGTGGTGGGAAATGAAGCCAATAATGCTTCgatatga
- the BcnoxR gene encoding BcnoxR, producing MSLKQEIETWVSALGRYDNNEFDEALKEFDGIADTSKILFNCGVIHATLGEHEKAVECYQKAVRLDQYLAVAYFQQGVSNFLVGDFEEALANFNDTLLYLRGNNMIDYAQLGLLFKLYSCEVLFNRGLCYIYLQQKEAGLQDFSFAVKEKVVEDHNVIDEAIRDEAEGYTVFSIPVGVVYRPNQAKVKNLKTKDYLGKARLVAASDRANAFTGFAGSEIKNAGIIQPKDDRPTENLSYAAANLVKPGLASKRQQSEPPLNRNVFPPTPPPEAEKISGPPPMSRGASVRNGPKPMPAKLNIERARPNEGYEIRERDDARSPPDARPARRGTQRTASEPRGPSQMQYSNKRSESRSRQPPRRMQSTQEEEDDYPDDLYDMYSSPGRRSNNSRRNTRNRYIEEESEYASDYDEGSFDEDEFEMVSSRPPPRSRTTSSINGGNGRAGSRQPDIRKVRVKVHAEDVRYVMIGSAIEFRDFQDKIKEKFGLRDRFKIKVRDEDVPNGDMITMGDQDDLDMVLSSVKSNAKRERLDMGKMEIWVVKA from the exons ATGTCTTTGAAACAG GAAATTGAGACGTGGGTTTCTGCCCTTGGCCGTTACGATAATAACGAATTTGATGAAGCGTTGAAGGAGTTTGATGGGATTGCAGATACTTCAAAGATTCTCTTCAATTGTGGTGTTATTCATGCAACTTTGGGAGAGCATGAGAAAGCG GTCGAATGTTATCAAAAAGCCGTTCGCCTGGATCAATACCTAGCCGTAGCATATTTTCAACAAGGTGTCTCGAATTTTTTGGTTGGCGATTTCGAGGAGGCTTTGGCAAACTTCAATGATACCTTACTATACTTGAGGGGAAACAATATGATCGACTATGCTCAACTTGGTCTTCTTTTCAAACTATATTCGTGCGAAGTGTTATTTAATCGCGGGTTGTGCTACATCTATCTACAACAGAAGGAAGCGGGACTGCAGGATTTCTCCTTCGCGGTGAAAGAGAAGGTTGTTGAGGATCACAATGTTATCGATGAGGCAATTCGCGACGAAGCGGAG GGTTATACCGTTTTCTCAATTCCTGTAGGAGTTGTTTACAGGCCCAATCAAGCGAAGGTCAAGAACTTGAAGACAAAAGATTATCTAGGCAAAGCACGTCTAGTTGCAGCTTCAGACCGTGCTAATGCTTTCACCGGATTTGCCGGTTCAGAGATTAAGAAT GCTGGTATAATCCAACCCAAGGATGACCGTCCGACGGAGAATCTTTCGTACGCAGCGGCGAACCTTGTAAAGCCAGGCTTGGCTAGCAAAAGACAACAATCAGAACCACCTCTGAACCGAAATGTTTTCCCACCTACGCCACCTCCTGAGGCAGAGAAAATTTCTGGACCTCCACCCATGAGTCGCGGGGCTTCTGTTCGGAACGGGCCTAAACCCATGCCAGCTAAACTCAACATCGAAAGAGCACGTCCAAATGAAGGTTATGAGATTCGTGAACGTGATGATGCAAGAAGCCCTCCAGATGCGCGACCCGCCAGACGTGGGACTCAAAGAACAGCATCAGAGCCAAGGGGACCATCGCAAATGCAATACTCCAATAAAAGATCCGAATCACGTTCAAGACAACCACCAAGACGAATGCAATCAacgcaagaagaagaagatgactACCCGGACGATCTCTATGATATGTATAGCTCCCCAGGTCGGAGATCGAATAACTCTAGACGCAACACCCGTAATAGATATATCGAAGAAGAGAGTGAATACGCAAGCGACTACGATGAAGGCTCTTTTGACGAAGATGAGTTTGAAATGGTCTCTAGTCGTCCGCCTCCAAGATCCCGCACAACATCCTCAATTAATGGTGGCAATGGTCGAGCTGGTTCTCGTCAACCTGATATTCGCAAAGTTCGTGTGAAGGTCCACGCCGAGGATGTACGATATGTTATGATAGGCTCGGCTATCGAATTCCGCGATTTCCAAGACAAGATAAAGGAGAAATTTGGGCTGCGTGATCGATTCAAGATTAAAGTTCGCGATGAGGATGTTCCTAATGGCGACATGATTACGATGGGTGATCAGGATGATTTGGATATGGTTTTATCGAGTGTGAAATCAAATGCCAAGAGAGAACGATTGGATATGGGAAAGATGGAa ATTTGGGTAGTAAAAGCGTGA
- the Bcccs1 gene encoding Bcccs1: protein MAITTPFQTQFAVPMTCEACVKDIEGSLFKLGGIQKVEANLKDQLVTIEGTTAPSEIVKAIEDTGRDAILRGSGGSDGAAVCILETHDTTVSDKVRGLVRMVQVSPTLTLVDLTIRGLQEGSYWATVREAGDISNGAISTAGLWKGGSEGSPRGAFGTVSVGKDGMGSVFLDKPIQIWEMIGRGMVVSKQHEGDKKFEKNDENTLVGVIARSAGVWDNDKTVCSCSGKTLWEERKDEVSKGML, encoded by the exons ATGGCCATCACAACTCCTTTCCAG ACACAATTTGCGGTACCCATGACATGCGAAGCATGTGTAAAAGACATCGAAGGATCTCTATTCAAACTAGGTGGAATACAGAAAGTTGAAGCAAATCTGAAGGATCAGCTTGTTACTATCGAAGGAACAA CTGCGCCTTCGGAAATCGTTAAGGCGATTGAGGACACGGGGCGAGATGCAATTTTGAGGGGTTCGGGGGGGAGTGATG GTGCGGCTGTCTGTATTCTTGAGACACACGATACTACTGTATCAGACAAAGTACGAGGATTGGTGAGGATGGTGCAGGTATCTCCTACATTAACGTTGGTAGATTTGACGATTCGAGGACTGCAAGAGGGGTCATATTGGGCTACTGTTAGAGAAGCGGGGGATATTTCCAATGGAGCAATCTCTACGGCGGGTCTATGGAAGGGGGGTAGTGAAGGTTCGCCGAGAGGTGCCTTTGGTACTGTGAGTGTGGGGaaggatggaatgggaagtGTCTTTTTGGACAAGCCAATCCAGATATGGGAAATGATTGGAAGGGGAATGGTAGTATCGAAACAACATGAGGGAGACaagaagtttgagaagaatgatgagAACACTCTCGTGGGAGTAATCGCACGAAGTGCTGGTGTATGGGATAATGATAAGACAGTCTGTTCTTGCTCAGGAAAGACATTGtgggaggaaaggaaagatgaGGTCAGCAAGGGTATGCTCTGA